One Halichoerus grypus chromosome 1, mHalGry1.hap1.1, whole genome shotgun sequence genomic region harbors:
- the LOC118535423 gene encoding olfactory receptor 7A17-like — protein sequence MEQGNQTQMSEFILLGLSEEAELQPLLFWLFLSMYLVTFSGNLLIILAIVMDSHLHMPMYFFLSNLSFVDIHFTSTTIPKMLWNIQTQSKVITYAGCLSQMYFFMLLAGLDNFLLTVMAYDWFVAICHPLHYMVIMNPKFCGILLLVCWVLSVLDSLLHDLMVLQLSFCTQLEIPHFFCELNQVIQLACSDTFFNNLAIYLASGLLGFIPLIGILSSYSRIVTSILKISSSGGKYKAFSTCGSHLLVVSLFYGTGFGVPSLMPISHLAHPYPPPLQHPWFVLHWFKPPILVQTTVLMGHYKLTNTITSEPLGWVWRKM from the exons ATGGAACAAGGAAACCAAACCCAAATGTCTGAATTTATCCTCCTGGGACTTTCAGAAGAGGCAGAGCTGCAGCCTCTCCTCTTTTGGCTGTTCCTGTCCATGTACCTTGTCACCTTCAGTGGGAACCTGCTCATCATCCTGGCCATTGTCATGGACTCCCACCTCCACAtgcccatgtacttcttcctctccaaccTGTCCTTTGTAGACATCCAtttcacctccaccaccatccccaAGATGCTGTGGAACATTCAGACACAGAGCAAAGTGATCACCTATGCAGGCTGCCTCAGCCAGATGTATTTTTTCATGCTTTTGGCAGGATTAGACAACTTTCTCTTGACAGTGATGGCCTATGACTGGTTTGTGGCCATCTGTCACCCACTGCACTACATGGTCATCATGAACCCCAAGTTCTGCGGCATCCTGCTTCTGGTATGCTGGGTTTTGAgtgttctggactctctattacATGACTTAATGGTTTTGCAATTGTCTTTTTGTACACAGTTGGAAATCCCTCACTTTTTCTGTGAACTTAATCAGGTGATCCAGCTTGCTTGTTCTGATACCTTCTTCAATAACCTGGCGATTTATCTTGCAAGTGGACTTCTGGGTTTTATTCCACTCATTGGTATCCTTTCTTCTTATTCTAGAATTGTAACCTCCATTCTGAAAATTTCATCTTCTGGGGGCAAGTATAAAGCATTTTCCACGTGTGGGTCTCACCTCTTGGTTGTCTCCTTGTTCTATGGTACAGGCTTtggggtgccctccttaatgcccatatctcatctagcccatccctacccacctcccctccagcacccttGGTTTGTTCTTCATTG GTTCAAGCCACCAATTTTAGTTCAGACCACAGTCCTCATGGGCCATTATAAGCTGACCAACACCATCACCTCAGAGCCTTTGGGTTGGGTCTGGAGGAAAATGTAA